The Pseudomonas sp. IAC-BECa141 genome contains the following window.
GTCGAGGGCATGGCACAGGTGTCACGCTCGCAACCGGTATATCTGGACGTGACGGCGCTGGAGGCCAACAAGGGCTCGGCGCTGGTGACGCTGGCTGAACATCTGGGCGTATCAATGGCGCAGACGGTGGCAATTGGCGACGGCGGCAATGATCCGGCGATGTTCCATGTCGCCGGTTTGGCGATTGCCATGGGGCAGGCCGAGGACGCGGTGAAGCGTCAGGCCGATGTGGTCACCGGGCCGAACACCGAGGACGGGGTGGCGCAGGCGATCGAGAAATATATTTTGCCGCGTTGATCGATGCATAAAAAAACGGGAGCCTGATGGCTCCCGTTGTTGTTTTTACAGCCAGTAGCTCACGGCATACCAGCCCAGCAATCCCATCACGATGGTGTAGGGCAATGCCATCCACACCATTCGCCCGTAGGACAACCGCACCAGCGGCGCAATCGCCGACGTCAGCAGAAACAGGAACGCCGCCTGGCCATTGGGTGTGGCCACGCTCGGCAGGTTGGTGCCGGTGTTGATCGCAATCGCCAGTGTCTCGAAATGCTCGCGGCTCATGTGTCCGGACAGGAACGCCTGTTTCACCTCGGTGATGTAGATCGTGGCGACGAACACGTTGTCACTGATGGCCGATAACAGGCCGTTGGCGATGAACAGCATCCCCGGCTGCTGATCGGCCGGCAATGTCAGTACCCACTGAATCAACGGCGCGAACAGTTGTTGATCGTGAATCACCGCCACCACGGCGAAGAACACCACAAGCAGCGAAGTGAACGGCATCGCATCCTTGAAGGCATTGCCCAGACGATGCTCGTCGGTAATGCCGCTGAAAGCCGTGATCAGCACAATCACCATCAGGCCGATCAAGCCGACTTCGGCGATATGGAACGCCAGCCCGGCAATCAGGATCAGCGCAGCGCAGCCTTGCACCAGCAGAGCGGCACGTTGGCGCGGGGTGCGTTCGGCATTGTCTTCGGCGGCGTAGTTGGCCAGCACGGCACGTACGTTGTCCGGCAGCAACGTGCCGTAGCCGAACCAGCGCAGTTTTTCCAGCAGCAGGCAGGTCACCAGTCCCGCAACCAGAACCGGCAGCGACACGGGGGCGACCTTCACGAAAAACTCGGCGAAGTGCCAGCCCATTTCGTGGCCGATCAGAAGATTCTGCGGCTCGCCGACCAGGGTGCAGACGCCTCCCAGTGCGGTGCCGACAGCGCCGTGCATCAACAGGCTGCGCAGGAACGCGCGAAACTGTTCCAGGTCATCATGATGCAACTGGGGCAGATGGCGGTCATCGCTGAACTCGCTGTCCTGGCGCGGGTCGTTGCCGGAGGCCACTCGGTGGTAAACCGAATAGAAGCCCACAGCGGCACTGATGATCACCGCGGTCACGGTCAACGCGTCAAGAAACGCCGAAAGAAACGCCGATAAAAAGCAGAACATCAGGGCCAGCAGCGCCTTCGAACGCACGCCGAGCAACAGGCGCGAGAACAGGAACAACAGCAGGTCTTTCATGAAGTAGATGCCGGCGACCATGAACATAAGCAGCAGAATCACCGGGAAATTGTGCTGCAACTCTTCGTACAGCGCCTGGGGCGTGGTCATTTTCAGCAGCAGCGCTTCGATCAGCAGCAAGCCACCTGGCATCAGCGGGTAGCACTTGAGCGCCATGGCCAGAGTGAAAATGAACTCGATCACCAGCAACCAGCCGGCCGCGACCGGGCCGACGGTCCACAGCACCAGTGCGTTGAGAATCAGAAACCCGACGATGCACGCCTTGTACCAGCGGGGCGAATGCCCGAGAAAGTTGTGCGCGAACGCCTGAGCCATCGAACCGGACATCGGTTGCTCCTTGTTTTAAGAAGCACGCAAGTTGCCGTAAGCGATGGGCAAGAT
Protein-coding sequences here:
- the nhaB gene encoding sodium/proton antiporter NhaB — encoded protein: MSGSMAQAFAHNFLGHSPRWYKACIVGFLILNALVLWTVGPVAAGWLLVIEFIFTLAMALKCYPLMPGGLLLIEALLLKMTTPQALYEELQHNFPVILLLMFMVAGIYFMKDLLLFLFSRLLLGVRSKALLALMFCFLSAFLSAFLDALTVTAVIISAAVGFYSVYHRVASGNDPRQDSEFSDDRHLPQLHHDDLEQFRAFLRSLLMHGAVGTALGGVCTLVGEPQNLLIGHEMGWHFAEFFVKVAPVSLPVLVAGLVTCLLLEKLRWFGYGTLLPDNVRAVLANYAAEDNAERTPRQRAALLVQGCAALILIAGLAFHIAEVGLIGLMVIVLITAFSGITDEHRLGNAFKDAMPFTSLLVVFFAVVAVIHDQQLFAPLIQWVLTLPADQQPGMLFIANGLLSAISDNVFVATIYITEVKQAFLSGHMSREHFETLAIAINTGTNLPSVATPNGQAAFLFLLTSAIAPLVRLSYGRMVWMALPYTIVMGLLGWYAVSYWL